The following are encoded in a window of Rosa chinensis cultivar Old Blush chromosome 4, RchiOBHm-V2, whole genome shotgun sequence genomic DNA:
- the LOC112198744 gene encoding uncharacterized protein LOC112198744 has product MQEQFAKVMSQMTKIETLTGSNFKKWKADVEIALGLMDIDLPLRVPEPPKINDTSTRLEKDKAEKWESNNRMCIKIMQRAMTDTVRGGIPVCERAADFLAAIEEKLKESDKAEITNLMNTLSTMKYDGNGSIREHCLKMIDIASKLKTLEVPVADPWLVYLALSSLPPQFSQLVTTYNTQRDKWTINELISICVQEEDRIKKEKGKVVSTVNLVTKGQSKNYGVKKPTFKFL; this is encoded by the exons ATGCAGGAACAATTTGCTAAAG ttaTGAGTCAGATGACAAAAATTGAAACACTTACTGGTAGCAACTTTAAGAAGTGGAAAGCAGATGTAGAAATAGCTCTAGGACTTATGGACATTGACTTGCCACTTAGAGTTCCCGAACCACCAAAAATTAATGATACTAGCACCAGACTTGAAAAGGATAAAGCTGAAAAATGGGAGAGCAACAATAGGATGTGCATCAAGATTATGCAGAGGGCAATGACTGATACGGTAAGGGGAGGGATTCCTGTTTGTGAGAGAGCTGCAGATTTTTTAGCAgccatagaagaaaaattgaaggaaagTGATAAAGCTGAAATAACAAATCTCATGAATACCCTTTCGACTATGAAGTATGATGGTAATGGAAGTATTAGGGAGCACTgtttgaagatgattgatattGCAAGTAAGCTGAAAACTCTAGAAGTTCCTGTAGCAGATCCATGGCTAGTTTATTTAGCTCTTTCTTCTCTACCTCCTCAATTTAGTCAACTAGTCACAACCTACAACACTCAGAGAGATAAGTGGACAATTAATGAACTCATATCCATTTGTGTGCAAGAAGAGGATAGGATTAAGAAGGAAAAAGGCAAAGTTGTTTCCACAGTGAACTTGGTGACAAAAGGGCAGTCAAAGAACTATGGGGTTAAGAAGCCTACATTCAAATTTCTCTAA